The following is a genomic window from Carassius carassius chromosome 24, fCarCar2.1, whole genome shotgun sequence.
CTCTCCAATAATCTAAAGTATTTCAGATGAGCTGATTGGgagaaaacataaaaacattcttgtaacattaaaaacagtgttcAGCATTTTAGTGGAGTGAATATTTTTCATGCTGGGTTTGTTTAGACAACAAAAAGATTCCATGTAATAATAACTTTGCTACTcctagtaatatttcaagatgaacacgtACTGGACTAAAGCATCTTAAGGCTTGATTATCATAaatcaatttgaaaaaaaaatcaataagtcTCAAATAAGATCATCAGGATTTTGGGAAACGTTTATTCGCCTCTCAATCATCAATGcactgcattattttttataatttctaatCTCATTTTACTAAGACATATAATTGGAGATAGAGATGAGATAGAGCAACGACTGATATTTAGAGCATTTTATGTAAGTATCTGCTATAGTGCATAAAGATCTCATTAATTTACATTATTCATAACAAAAACAATAGAGCTTATCTTCTGTTTTCTGCCTCTATCTTTCACCTTTCATCTCTCCACCCATGTACACAGCACCCAAATGAACACCCATTTACTTAAACCCTTTTCAATAAATATCCACCTTTATCCTGACAAAAAGAACATCAGTTGGATTTAACTCGATTAGTCTCTCAGTTTGAATACAAAGGACAGAGAAGTTGATTTGAAAACTGTAGCAAAGTATGCATATGGCTTCAGAATATTGTTTATCGTAATACTTCTTTGATAGttacatgctgtttttattaattttgtagcTTGGCAGATGTGTTCCCAAATAtgggaagcccatttctgccacgaaaaacaaaaactttttatctcgcaattctgagttcatatctcgcaattctattgtcagagttattttctgttttgctttAGTTCCGTGTTCCTTGCATTCTGACTTTACATttatgcagatgcttttatccaaatcaacttacagtgcatttaggatatactttcttttatcattatgtgtgttcccagggaattgaacccacaacattTTGTGCCGCTAacccaatgctctaccactgagccaaatTATTTTTGGAAATCAAGCAGTGTTTCTTATTCCCCAGGCACTCGGGCCAGCGGGCAGGTAACCGATTAGGGCGAGCGTGCCCAGACATGTCCCTATCGGTCAGCCCACCCTGGTGTTTGATCTGGGTGTTTGGCTCCAGCCAGTCCCGGCATTGTATCTCAAACAATGCACCCCAGACCTACTGAACTCCATAAAGTTATCCCTTTGTGGGCTTTTCCTCAATCTCAGGGTGGGGGACACCCGCTGCCAGGAAGAGGGACTCCTGTCTAAAAAAAGACTGCCATGCCTCCCTCGCTGGCTGCTGACTGGGCATTCCTGCCTTTATTTAACCTTCAGGAAGAAGTCAGCTTCATAAATACACAGACGACTGGATCATAAAGGTGTGCAACTGCATGATgtaaaaacgtgtgtgtgtgtgtgtgtgtgtgtgtgtgtgtgtgtgtgtgtgtgtgtgtgtgtgtgtgtgtgtgtgtgtgtgtgtgtgtgtgtgtgtgtgtgtgtgtgtgtgtgtgtgtgtgtgtgtgtgtgtgtgtgtgtgtgtgtgtgtgtgtgtgtgtgtgtgtgtgtgcgtgtctcagtggtaaagcattgcgttagcagcgcaaaagatcatgggttcaattcccagaaaACACACATACTATACTGCTAAAAAAAAGTATAGCCTAAATGCACTATAAGTtgtaaaagtgtctgcaaaatgaaatgtgtatatatatatatatatatatatatatatatatatatatatatacatacacacacatagaatTATATATtggtatgtgtttttattttagtatagtttaaatatttaaattatttatacttattttaaactctaaatattatatttttaaaaaacttaaactaaaaaaatgtaaaattaattattttcatatttaatattttatttagattaagttgaagaactaaaataattaactggaaataaactaaaaactgattactgttatagtaggcctatataaataatataaataaatatcatttacattttataaaatatatgtttttataatttatgaacAAGTATAAAGggaaataattacttttttctgctgtgtaattatatttttataaacattttaaaaagtataagAAAAGCGAGTCTGGTTCTAAATATAAGGCTTGGCCTTTGGGGGATATATTATGTTggcaatattatatattatgttttttgcttatttatttattcgtgtactattttacattttcattctggaagtgaactgttcctttaactggAAAAAGAAGCTGGCCTCCAGACTCCAGGGGTCGCTGTGGCCCGCGGCTGCGCATGCGCAGATCACAGCAGCAGCCGATCACCTGATTCTGAGGGAAGCCTTTGGAAACACTCGAGTTTCATTATGAATTTCAAATCCTAAAACTGATCCTTTGAAAACTACTGAGTTTCAAACTACTGAACAATCATCGCTTCATCTCGTTCGCGGTGAAATCAGGTAAACATCCGCTATTCGTGCGCTATTCATATTTCATGTTTATGCGGTTTATAATTGCGTTTTTAAGTTGTTAGTTGATATTAAACATCTCATATGTGGCGCTGTGTAGTTATGATAGTGTAGACCAGTTTTCTTGTACTTAATGTATGAAGCACTGCATGTTTATGCTATGATGCTAATATAAAATTATCATCATCAGTAACACCCTCAAATTCTGATTTATGCAGTGTTCTGTCACTTAAATACATTAGTTGTCAAATAACATGATgattaatattattcatatttaatactgAGATTTTATGCTTTAAATTGATATGAATCTAAAGGGAAGTTCTGTATGTTATGGAAAGCCCTGCAATATTAGTGATTAATGACTATTCACTCACATTTTTAAACTAATGAACATTTATATTATCAGTATATACGTTTCTAGTTATGCAATTCATCAGTTAGTTATTGCTTCTTGTATATTCTTGTAGAGGAAAACATGTCTGCAAGCTATCGGTTTAATACATTCTCAAGCAAATGTCAGAGTAAAATACAGTAACTCTGTACGGAATCAGCATTAACTTACTCAAACTAGTCTCCAACTATGACTTTTTGTGCCGGGACTGATAAAAATGTTGGCGAATCTGAATTACTGAACAGATATTATTACTTGTGCTTTTGTAAATTAAAGAAcggtggcattttcttgatgtATTCGATTGAATGTCTGTTTGTTGGAGCTGGTGTTTGTACATTTCAATCAGTTTATGAATGTCTTACTGCTTTAGACTCTCCATTTCTGGCTTCTCAGCAGCCATGACTGAGTTCTGGTTGATTTCTGCTCCTGGAGAGAAAACCTGCCAGCAGACATGGGACACACTAATGACGGCCACGACTCGCGCCAACAACCTCTCCACCAACAACAAGTTCAACATCCCCGATCTCAAGGTCACatcacttcctcttcctctttttaCAGTCCGAGCTGGAATTTGTGATTGTGATTGGTCAGTCGTTGACATTGTTATTTTCAGTAGAGCACAATAGTCAGGTGTCCAGTTGTTTATTTTCTCCATAAGGAAATACATTTTTACCAGTGACTTTTAAGTGAATCCTAAAGTTGTAGATTGTCGTAGCCATtcgttatttttaaaataataatgtttaactgCCAAATTTGTGGTGGAAAAAACTACATTTCACATGATGGTGTACAGAAAATCACACCAATCCAGTTGCACCAAAATAACTCTTTAGCTGTCATGAAGCACCACAAATGACATAATCGCGCCAGTtaaaaaatacattcagaaaGAATGGAAAAAATACTTCTGGAACCAATGCTGCTGAACTAACTCTTCTTTGAAACTCTTCACAGAGTTTATTTGTGACGGTGCATGCACAGTTTCTCTGGTCGAAACTACAATCAGCCTTTTTCAGATCAAATGCATATGTTTTATTCctttttcccttttatttttattgtgtcatCTTGACCAGTCACTTTCTGCCTGACAGAATGAGAACAGAGTGATGTGTTTGTAATGCTTCATTATACTGGATGGTGCTCAAAGTGTTTCTCTTCTCTAAACGCTGTAGGTCGGGACGTTAGATGTCCTTGTGGGGCTGTCTGATGAGCTGGCCAAGCTGGACGCGTTTGTCGAGAGGTAAAGttgtgtttctgtttttcttttcattcagtAAAGCAATTCCAATGTAAACGTCATGCAAAATCAACATTCACAATGTCTGCCAGgatatttttgtgtttaataaGATGCTATGGGGTGTTGCTTGGGTGCTTTCTGTTCCAACTAAACATGTCTTTGGATTCTAATCTCTCTTTTGCAATTATTCAATTTAAGTCTATAAATTTTTTTTCCCgaagctgtaaataaaacaaagattattggagtatgttttatagTAGACTATTTCAGTCTTGCTACTTAAAAGTATTTacatgccatttctttgtaattgctTGTAAAACGTACTAGTAATTTCTGAAAGAGTGATGCTTGactataataatactaatttaaaGGATTTTCTGCCTCAAGGAATCAAATGTgtccctgaaccacaaaaccagtcacaagtgtcaatttttggaaattgagatgtatacatcatctgaaaactgaataaataagctttccattgatgtatggtttgttaggaggacaatatttgtctgagattttgtcacaactatttgaaaatgtggaatctgaggggtgcaaaaaaaatctaaatattgagaaaatcatctttaaagttgttcaagtgaactcttagcaatgcataatattaataaaaaaggaagtttttggtaggaaatttacgaaatatcttcatggatcatgatctttacttaatatcctaatgatttttggcttaaaagaaaaattgataattttgacccgtacgatgtatttttggctattgctacaaatataccccagagacttaagactggtttagtGCTCAAATATCTTGCAGATTTGAGTTGTTGAGGTTTCTAGTAATGATGTATCAATGTTCAAAATTCTGTTTCTTTACTTTTGTGAATTGTACTCATCTCATATAGAGGTGAGGTTACCGCAGCATCTTCCTAAAATGAGTTATTAGCAGTTTGGTGATGCACCAGTGATCATATTTAAATTGCATGACTTATACATGTAGCTCATCCTCAAACTTGGTTCTTAAATTGAGTGCTTTTGCCTCGGATAAATCCAGAACCTTGATAAAAGATGGTCAAAGCCAATCAAGTCATTCTGGAGCATGTCCAGACCAAGTGTCtgatatatattacatgtattttattttaacttggttTGGCCGCACCAGACTGTTGGATGCGAATAGTTATTTTAATCTATATAATTTTTAGATTTCCgatttttaaaaagctttattGTGATGTTATCAGAAGCCGTTATACTAAATGAAACTGGGCTTCTTGGACACCTCAGCGTTTCTAAATCATCCGATATGTGGCATGTTTTGATGACTTCTGTTTCTCAGAGAATGTCCAATCTTGGAGGATTGGAGATAGTTTTCAGAGGGCTGTGATGTCTTTTGATGCCGTTCACAGTGTGGTGAAGAAAGTGGCTCAGTACATGACTGATGTGTTGGAGGACAGTCGAGATAAAGTCCAGGAAAACCTGCTGGCTAATGGAGGTGAGAGTCACTGGGATCTGTGGCATGAAATGGGATTGCTGGTTTGTTGAATTAACTCTCATTTTCTGTGCCGTGTTTTAGTCGATCTGGTCACCTACGTCACAAGATTCCAGTGGGACATGGCCAAGTACCCTATCAAACAATCCTTGAAAAACATTTCTGAGATTATAACCAAGGCAAGTGATCACATCCAATTATCTCTATATGAATTTTGGGAGAAAAATTGGCAATGAGTTTTCGTTTAGCACTGGTTGCTTACAGTAAAATCGCGTAAAAAAGAAAAGTCATGCTGTTCTGCTGCGTGAATGACGAGTGAGATGCAGTTTTAAATGAAACTCTCTCCTCCTGCTGTTCAACAGCAAGTCACACAGATTGACAACGACCTGAAGGCTCGAGCTTCAGCCTACAACAACCTGAAGGGAAACTTACAGAATCTAGAGAGGAAGAACGCGTGAGTAAACTCAGACATATCCgactaaattttatttttagatgttttatttcacatttattatttgggctttataatgcatttattagggatgcaccgatatgaAAATTTTGATCGATACCGATAACCGATATTTTTGCAGCCTGGTTTAAACagtgtacattttaaaaatagtttagcTCTCCCATTACCAAATTTCATTAAAAgccttacaaataaattaatgcaaACGAGTTGTCTCAGGTCAAGTGTTTCTGAAggatataatgcattatttattggcTTTAAGATATCGGCCAAATTTCCTTATCGGACTGATACCGATAACAGAAAGAATTTGaatttatcggccgatatatcgcgCTTCCATAACATTTATTAACCTGGAAACCATTTATTTGTTTGGATGCAATGATTTGAATTGATTTCCAAATTAATGCATTGATATTAGATTTTTAAGTACAGAATTTATCATGTGTCTTactaatttaaagaaataaaaaaaatttacaattcaTGGAACACAAGtaatttacaatttttaaacgAATATTCATGCACGTTTTTTCCATTGTATACATCTGCAAACTCCAAAAAAGTAGTCCAATATAGTCAATTTATGTGTTATAGTGAACTACTTCTTtaagaaaaaacatatttaaggAAAGACTTTGAGAGTAATGGCTGGGGAATCATTTTCCAATGAACCAGTGTGATTTTCGTTGTGTCACCAGAGGGAGCCTGCTGACCAGGAGTTTGGCAGATATTGTCAAGAAAGACGACTTTGTGCTTGATTCGGAGTACCTCATTACTATGCTGGTGGTCGTACCAAAGTAAGTGATAGATTCCAAATAGGGCTGGGACATTTTTCTGATTTTGATTAATTCGAATGTAATGTTTTGCCACGATTAGATTTTTTATCAATCGAAAAATtgctattttaaatagaaatcctaTCAAATGTTATAATCAGATATGTTGACAATATGCTACTGTTAAGATAAAAGAAGAAATCTGACCTCATAAAGACCCACGTGATTAACCACCCTTTAATTATATGGTTTCAAAGAAAATGTTCATTGAATCATGctgttgttaaataaaaaatacaaaaatagaaattGAGAATCGTCAaatgtcctgaaaaaaaaaccatttcattgttattgcccagccctaattccAATTAAAACAGCCACTCTGAACATCTTTATGGATGCACACAAAGCTACTGTGTTTATTTTTCCTAATGCACATACTGACAGCATGTTTTTTAACCCTTTAGAACCAATTATAACGACTGGCAGCGCACTTACGAGACTCTTGCAGAAATGGTGGTGCCACGATCTACCAAGTAAGAAACTCGCAGCAATTCCATCAgtcgttcacttttatttaggTTTATAATTCCGGAAGTGTATTGCATGTCTAAGGAATTGTGCACCTTGTCCCAGAATAGAAATTAAGGAAAATGTATCAAATGCTATAAGAACACACTCTCTTTTGACTTAAGATGATGAAATGATTCGTCTTAACTGACATGTAGGTGTTTTTTAAAaggtgtttaaaaaa
Proteins encoded in this region:
- the LOC132103451 gene encoding V-type proton ATPase subunit C 1-A-like, whose protein sequence is MTEFWLISAPGEKTCQQTWDTLMTATTRANNLSTNNKFNIPDLKVGTLDVLVGLSDELAKLDAFVESVVKKVAQYMTDVLEDSRDKVQENLLANGVDLVTYVTRFQWDMAKYPIKQSLKNISEIITKAITQIDNDLKARASAYNNLKGNLQNLERKNAGSLLTRSLADIVKKDDFVLDSEYLITMLVVVPKTNYNDWQRTYETLAEMVVPRSTNLLFEDQDSGLFTVTLFRKAIDDFRLKARENKFMLRDFQYNEEEMKADKEEMTRLSTDKKKQFGPLVRWLKVNFSEAFIAWIHIKALRVFVESVLRYGLPVNFQAMLLHPNKKNMKKLREVLNDLYKHLDSGAAAIIDQSAMDIPGLNLSQQEYYPYVYYKIDCNLLDFK